In Nymphaea colorata isolate Beijing-Zhang1983 chromosome 5, ASM883128v2, whole genome shotgun sequence, one genomic interval encodes:
- the LOC126410071 gene encoding uncharacterized protein LOC126410071, producing MLWCNVLHARPFRSCLFCFGRCEGASLVHISKLGYFSWLAEGADVHGNQTMTADLAIMALSHYAGPHALDPIRFLVELDGHLCGTMVRRCQQENFRLVSSGCAWKHEGTSLLPENGRLRDLPARCGEAGTDLSFLEKSYTNWLRGGFNKTESM from the exons ATGCTTTGGTGTAACGTCCTGCACGCAAGGCCCTTTCGATCgtgccttttttgttttggcagATGTGAAGGTGCATCTCTCGTGCACATAT CTAAGCTCGGGTATTTTTCGTGGTTGGCGGAAGGAGCTGATGTTCATGGGAACCAAACCATGACTGCCGACCTTGCAATCATGGCCCTCTCCCACTATGCCGGCCCACATGCATTAGATCCCATTAGATTTTTAGTCGAACTTGATGGGCATTTATGCGGCACAATGGTTCGTAG GTGTCAGCAGGAAAATTTTAGGTTAGTAAGCAGTGGCTGTGCGTGGAAGCATGAAGGGACTTCCCTGCTCCCTGAGAATGGAAGGTTAAGAGATCTTCCTGCACGATGTGGGGAGGCAGGGACTGATCTCAGTTTTCTCGAAAAATCGTATACAAACTGGTTACGAGGGGGATTCAATAAAACTGAATCCATGTGA